One Tepidimicrobium xylanilyticum DNA segment encodes these proteins:
- a CDS encoding carbohydrate kinase family protein, with product MRNRSYITIVGGANIDIIGIPYDRLRFKDSNPGKATITLGGVGRNIGENLARLGIDTKLITVLGDDLFGRMIMERGRDIGLDMSESLILKDKQTSTYLAILDENGDMNLALSSMDILKEMNIPFIQDKKDMIENSKLCIVDTNIPMEVLKYMVSNFKVDFFLDTVSTRKAKKVKDILGYFHTIKPNKLEAEILSGIETNDEKSLKKAASHFIDIGVKRVFITLGDQGVYYLDKLNEIYIKAPKISVVNATGAGDAFVAGLAYSYFHELEVKETIKIAMGASIVTLENENTINPDITIENIEKRIKELRL from the coding sequence GTGAGAAATAGATCTTATATTACGATAGTGGGAGGAGCCAATATAGATATTATTGGTATTCCTTATGATAGGCTTAGGTTTAAGGATTCCAATCCAGGAAAAGCCACCATAACTCTGGGTGGAGTTGGCAGAAATATAGGAGAAAACTTGGCTAGATTGGGGATTGATACTAAACTTATAACCGTTCTAGGGGATGATTTGTTTGGAAGAATGATAATGGAAAGAGGTAGAGATATTGGATTAGATATGTCAGAATCTCTAATCCTTAAAGATAAGCAAACTTCTACATATCTAGCCATACTAGACGAAAATGGTGATATGAACTTGGCCTTATCATCTATGGATATCCTAAAAGAAATGAATATCCCCTTTATTCAAGACAAGAAGGATATGATAGAGAATTCCAAACTTTGCATAGTGGACACCAATATACCGATGGAAGTTTTAAAATATATGGTATCGAATTTTAAAGTGGATTTCTTTTTAGATACGGTATCCACTAGAAAAGCCAAGAAGGTGAAAGATATATTAGGTTATTTCCATACCATAAAGCCTAATAAATTAGAAGCTGAAATATTATCGGGAATCGAGACTAATGATGAAAAGAGCTTAAAAAAAGCTGCTTCTCACTTCATAGATATTGGAGTTAAAAGGGTATTCATCACCTTAGGAGATCAGGGAGTATATTATCTGGATAAATTGAATGAAATTTATATTAAAGCTCCAAAAATATCTGTTGTAAATGCCACAGGAGCGGGGGATGCTTTTGTGGCAGGGTTAGCCTATTCCTACTTCCATGAATTGGAAGTGAAAGAAACCATAAAAATCGCCATGGGGGCATCTATCGTAACATTGGAGAATGAAAATACCATAAATCCAGATATAACAATAGAAAATATTGAAAAAAGAATAAAGGAGTTGAGACTATGA
- a CDS encoding nitroreductase family protein, with protein sequence MNVLTAIKGRRSIRKYKDKPVEEEKLLRVLEAARLSPSARNGQDWKFIVVRDLEIRKKLTEAIGQPFVGEAPIIIVSCGTNPEAIMRGGQPRYTVDLSIATAYMILEACEQGLGTCWLGSYDEDKVKEVLGIPKEIRVVAITPLGYPDESPDPKPRKELDEIISYDKY encoded by the coding sequence ATGAATGTTTTAACAGCAATAAAAGGCAGAAGAAGTATTAGAAAATATAAGGATAAGCCTGTGGAAGAGGAAAAATTGTTAAGAGTTTTAGAAGCTGCTAGACTTTCTCCTTCAGCTAGAAATGGACAGGACTGGAAATTTATAGTAGTTAGAGATTTAGAAATTAGAAAGAAGCTTACTGAAGCCATAGGACAGCCCTTCGTAGGAGAAGCTCCAATAATCATAGTTAGTTGTGGTACCAATCCAGAAGCCATTATGAGGGGTGGTCAACCCAGATATACGGTAGATCTATCTATTGCTACAGCTTATATGATATTAGAAGCCTGTGAACAGGGATTAGGTACCTGTTGGTTAGGTAGTTATGACGAGGATAAGGTTAAAGAGGTATTGGGGATTCCAAAAGAGATAAGGGTAGTAGCAATAACCCCTCTAGGTTATCCTGATGAATCACCTGACCCAAAACCTCGAAAGGAATTAGATGAGATAATTAGTTATGATAAATACTAA
- the rnr gene encoding ribonuclease R, translating to MGIKQNIIDFMDEKLYKPMLKEELAIQFGIDMREMDSFYKVLDEMEKEGIIIKTRNDRYGLVHKMNLIVGRIEGNEKGFAFLIPEDKTREDIFIPAEELNGAIHGDRVIVRIVKKGLQDRKDEGEVIRILERVNETIVGTFESSKNFGFVIPDDSRIAYDVFVPKNHINGAKDNQKVVVEITRWPEKRRNPEGKIIEVLGYVGEKGVDILSIIKQYKLCEEFPEKVQQQASRINQKVTEEEIKNRVDLRDLNTFTIDGADAKDLDDAVSIEKKGENYNLGVHIADVSHYVPERSPLDKEAFKRGNSVYLVDRVIPMLPKELSNGICSLNPNEDRLTLSVFMEIDKSGNVVNHEVVEGVIRSKARLIYDDVSDLLEYGKDEAFKNLDDIVGDLRLMEELANILRQKRERRGSIDFDFPEARMILDENGIPVDIVKEDRRIANSIIEEFMLVCNETIAEYMYWSEMPFLYRIHEEPDTEKIESFNRLIHNFGYFIKGSQDIHPKELQRITKEVKGKKEETLINTLLLRSLKKARYSSEPDIHFGLAAKYYTHYTAPIRRYPDLQIHRIIKAFYKGKLTSKEQERLEAVLPKVADHTSITERTAEEAERAVMDLKVAEYMSKRIGNVYEGIVSSLTHFGMYVQLENTVEGLVHFSNMLDDYYYFDDENYYIIGENTKKKYKLGDVVKIKVIKADLVNRTVDFMLVS from the coding sequence ATGGGGATAAAACAAAATATAATAGACTTCATGGATGAAAAGCTTTATAAACCAATGCTAAAAGAAGAACTGGCCATCCAATTTGGAATAGATATGAGGGAAATGGATTCTTTTTACAAAGTATTGGATGAAATGGAGAAGGAAGGCATTATCATAAAAACTAGGAATGACCGCTACGGCCTAGTTCATAAGATGAACTTAATAGTGGGTAGAATTGAAGGTAATGAAAAAGGATTTGCCTTTTTAATTCCTGAAGATAAGACGAGAGAAGATATATTTATTCCAGCAGAAGAATTGAATGGGGCAATACATGGCGATAGGGTAATAGTACGAATTGTAAAAAAAGGCCTACAGGATAGGAAAGATGAAGGTGAAGTAATTAGAATATTGGAAAGGGTAAATGAAACTATAGTGGGGACTTTTGAAAGCAGCAAGAACTTTGGTTTTGTCATTCCTGATGACTCAAGAATTGCTTATGATGTGTTTGTTCCAAAGAACCATATAAATGGTGCGAAAGATAATCAAAAAGTGGTAGTGGAGATTACCAGATGGCCAGAAAAGAGGAGGAATCCAGAAGGTAAGATAATTGAAGTATTAGGCTATGTAGGTGAAAAAGGGGTAGATATATTATCAATAATAAAACAGTACAAATTATGCGAAGAGTTTCCTGAAAAAGTTCAACAGCAGGCATCTAGGATTAATCAAAAGGTAACAGAAGAGGAGATAAAAAACAGGGTAGATTTAAGAGATTTAAATACATTTACAATAGATGGAGCAGATGCAAAGGATTTAGATGATGCAGTATCTATAGAAAAAAAGGGCGAAAACTATAACTTAGGAGTTCATATAGCAGATGTTTCCCATTATGTGCCAGAAAGGTCGCCATTAGATAAGGAGGCCTTTAAACGAGGAAATAGCGTTTATCTTGTAGATAGAGTAATTCCAATGTTACCTAAGGAGTTATCTAATGGCATTTGTAGTTTAAATCCAAATGAGGATAGGTTAACCCTATCAGTTTTCATGGAAATAGATAAAAGCGGAAATGTAGTAAATCACGAAGTAGTAGAAGGAGTAATTAGGAGTAAAGCAAGACTCATATATGATGATGTTTCTGATTTACTGGAGTATGGTAAGGATGAGGCTTTTAAAAATTTAGATGATATAGTTGGAGATTTAAGGTTAATGGAAGAATTGGCTAATATATTACGACAAAAAAGGGAGAGGCGTGGTAGCATAGACTTCGATTTTCCTGAGGCAAGGATGATACTTGACGAAAATGGCATTCCCGTAGATATAGTAAAAGAAGATAGGAGAATAGCAAATAGCATTATAGAGGAATTCATGTTGGTATGTAATGAAACTATTGCTGAATATATGTACTGGTCAGAGATGCCTTTTTTATATAGGATCCATGAAGAGCCCGATACGGAGAAAATCGAAAGTTTCAATAGGCTTATCCATAATTTTGGCTACTTCATAAAAGGCAGCCAGGATATTCATCCTAAGGAATTACAAAGGATAACTAAAGAGGTCAAAGGAAAAAAAGAAGAAACCCTAATAAATACTCTACTGCTTAGATCCCTTAAAAAAGCTAGATATAGCAGTGAGCCTGATATTCATTTTGGTTTAGCTGCCAAATATTATACTCATTATACAGCACCTATTAGAAGGTATCCAGACTTACAGATTCATAGAATTATAAAGGCCTTCTATAAAGGCAAGCTTACTTCCAAGGAACAGGAGCGCTTAGAAGCAGTACTACCAAAAGTAGCAGACCATACATCTATTACGGAAAGGACAGCTGAGGAAGCAGAAAGAGCAGTAATGGACTTAAAGGTGGCTGAATATATGTCAAAGAGAATAGGCAATGTTTACGAAGGGATAGTATCATCCCTGACCCACTTTGGCATGTATGTGCAATTGGAAAATACGGTAGAAGGATTAGTGCATTTTAGCAACATGTTGGATGATTATTACTATTTTGATGATGAAAATTACTATATTATTGGTGAAAACACTAAGAAAAAATATAAATTGGGAGATGTTGTCAAGATTAAGGTTATAAAAGCTGACTTAGTCAATAGGACGGTCGATTTTATGCTTGTATCTTAA
- a CDS encoding D-alanine--D-alanine ligase family protein: MKKKVAIIFGGRSVEHEVSVITGLQVIENIDKDKYDVVPIYIDKEGKWFTGDSLLKFENFKKDNLKDLQEVTFSLNPDDHNLYLHPNSIGLFRKKVLDKIDIIFPTIHGTNGEDGTIQGVFELMNVPYVGGGVLASSVGMDKILMKEVFKAQGLPIVDYLWFYRTRWLENQEKILDEIEERLSYPLFVKPANLGSSIGISKAKDREGLTDAIEIAIRYDRKIIIERAINNPREINCAVMGYNDDVIVSLCEEPLGWEEILTFEDKYIRSNMKGMGKEGSRRIIPADIGDVLREKVEELAKNAFIAIDCSGNARIDFLVDESEVYINEINTLPGSIAFYLWEKKGYPFNKLIDEMINIAFKVHEEKNKNMYIYEADLFKKVHLGGTKMNSLKGI, translated from the coding sequence GTGAAAAAGAAAGTAGCCATCATTTTTGGTGGAAGAAGCGTTGAGCATGAGGTTTCAGTAATTACTGGATTGCAGGTAATAGAGAATATAGATAAAGATAAATATGATGTTGTTCCCATCTATATTGACAAAGAAGGTAAGTGGTTTACTGGCGATAGCTTATTGAAATTTGAGAATTTTAAAAAGGACAATTTAAAGGATTTGCAAGAGGTTACCTTTTCACTAAACCCTGATGACCATAACCTATATCTTCATCCAAATAGTATTGGATTGTTTAGGAAAAAGGTACTGGATAAAATAGATATTATCTTTCCTACCATTCATGGCACCAATGGTGAAGATGGGACTATCCAAGGAGTATTTGAATTAATGAATGTCCCCTATGTGGGTGGTGGAGTTCTGGCGTCTTCCGTTGGTATGGATAAAATACTTATGAAGGAAGTATTTAAAGCTCAAGGTCTTCCCATAGTAGACTATCTTTGGTTTTACAGAACTAGATGGTTGGAGAATCAGGAAAAAATTTTAGATGAAATCGAAGAAAGACTGAGTTATCCCCTATTCGTAAAACCAGCTAACTTAGGCTCAAGTATAGGGATTTCTAAAGCTAAAGATAGAGAAGGGCTTACTGATGCTATTGAAATTGCTATTAGATATGATAGAAAGATAATAATTGAAAGGGCTATTAATAATCCAAGGGAAATCAATTGTGCTGTAATGGGATATAATGATGATGTTATAGTATCCCTTTGTGAGGAACCCTTAGGTTGGGAAGAGATATTAACTTTCGAAGACAAATATATAAGGAGCAATATGAAAGGCATGGGTAAAGAAGGCAGTAGGAGAATAATTCCTGCAGATATAGGAGATGTTTTAAGGGAAAAAGTTGAAGAATTGGCTAAAAATGCTTTTATAGCCATCGATTGTAGTGGAAATGCCAGGATAGATTTCTTAGTGGATGAGAGTGAAGTTTATATAAATGAAATTAATACATTACCTGGCTCAATAGCTTTCTACCTATGGGAAAAGAAAGGATACCCTTTTAATAAGCTAATTGATGAGATGATTAATATTGCCTTTAAAGTACATGAGGAGAAAAATAAAAATATGTATATTTATGAAGCAGATCTATTTAAAAAGGTCCATTTAGGGGGCACTAAAATGAACAGCCTGAAAGGTATTTAA
- a CDS encoding IclR family transcriptional regulator, with amino-acid sequence MERNRSTKEKKTIASVIKAIEVIEFIAGSENEVGVTEISNGLNYGVSATYHLLNTLKECNIVIQNEITKKYSLSLKLWQIGMLAYGQNHISVVLKPYLEKLKALTGETANLTVMDNKQIVYIAQAESNRLVKMFTTIGATAPLHCTAGGKVLLAFKPKDIRNSILDEIELIKYTENTIVNKEEFLKELEEVRKQGFAFDNQEREIGVSCIGAPIFDLNDHAIACITISGPTARFTDENKRKWVNIVLQIAEEATNHLKTIN; translated from the coding sequence ATGGAAAGGAATAGAAGTACAAAGGAGAAAAAAACTATCGCTTCTGTTATTAAAGCGATAGAAGTAATTGAGTTTATTGCTGGCTCAGAAAATGAAGTAGGAGTTACCGAAATCAGTAATGGACTAAATTATGGAGTAAGTGCTACCTACCATTTATTAAACACCCTTAAGGAATGTAATATAGTAATTCAAAATGAAATTACTAAAAAATATAGTTTAAGTTTAAAATTATGGCAGATTGGCATGTTAGCGTATGGACAGAATCATATATCCGTAGTCTTAAAACCCTATTTGGAAAAACTAAAGGCTCTTACAGGTGAGACAGCTAACTTAACGGTGATGGATAATAAACAAATAGTTTATATAGCCCAAGCGGAAAGCAATAGATTGGTTAAAATGTTTACAACTATAGGAGCTACAGCACCTTTACATTGTACAGCTGGAGGCAAAGTATTATTGGCCTTTAAACCAAAAGATATTAGAAATTCCATATTAGATGAAATAGAATTGATTAAATATACCGAAAATACGATAGTCAATAAGGAGGAATTCCTTAAGGAATTAGAAGAGGTAAGGAAGCAAGGATTTGCTTTTGATAATCAAGAGAGGGAAATAGGTGTTAGTTGTATAGGTGCACCAATATTCGATTTAAATGACCATGCTATTGCCTGCATTACCATATCTGGTCCAACAGCTAGATTTACTGATGAAAATAAAAGGAAATGGGTCAATATTGTATTACAAATAGCTGAAGAAGCTACTAATCATCTGAAAACTATTAATTAA
- a CDS encoding pyridoxal-phosphate-dependent aminotransferase family protein: MKKEIVMMVGPTFVPEKVLKAMNRKSISHRSEEYCKIHGKVVEGLKRIFGTENEVLILTSSGTGAMEAAIQNCFSPGDQVVVPVIGTFSEQFAKMAESHQLKVVRVEFELGEAADVDRVMEYVTEETKGVFVIHNESSTGVTNDLESFGKALEAKNTLLITDSVSGAGGLKMKMDEWKIDVVLCGSQKALMVPAGLSFISLSQKAWKATKSSKLPKYYFDLNKAREFQKINQTPNTPAVYNVFAVEEALNMIFEEGLENVYKRHINNTNRIIEGVRKLGYDIFPKDDRYASKTLTAVYAPGKAKAIVKGLKEQGVIVNTGLSPIEEDVFRVGVMGYVFEEDVGGFIEALAKLS; encoded by the coding sequence ATGAAAAAGGAAATAGTGATGATGGTAGGTCCAACCTTTGTTCCAGAAAAAGTTCTTAAAGCAATGAATAGAAAGAGTATATCTCATCGATCAGAGGAATACTGTAAGATACATGGAAAAGTGGTAGAAGGTTTAAAAAGAATATTTGGAACGGAAAATGAGGTTTTAATACTTACATCATCTGGAACAGGAGCTATGGAAGCAGCAATTCAAAATTGTTTTTCCCCAGGAGATCAGGTAGTAGTACCTGTGATTGGAACTTTTAGTGAACAGTTTGCAAAGATGGCTGAATCTCATCAGTTAAAAGTTGTTAGGGTGGAATTCGAACTGGGAGAGGCAGCAGATGTAGACAGAGTTATGGAATATGTAACTGAAGAAACCAAAGGGGTATTCGTAATACATAATGAGAGTTCGACTGGAGTAACAAACGATTTAGAATCCTTTGGAAAAGCCTTGGAAGCAAAGAATACTTTATTAATAACTGACTCTGTAAGTGGAGCAGGTGGTTTAAAAATGAAGATGGACGAATGGAAAATTGATGTAGTATTGTGTGGTTCCCAAAAAGCTTTAATGGTACCTGCAGGCTTATCATTTATATCATTGAGCCAAAAGGCTTGGAAGGCCACGAAAAGTTCAAAATTACCAAAGTATTATTTCGACTTAAATAAAGCAAGAGAATTTCAAAAGATAAATCAAACTCCTAATACTCCAGCAGTTTATAATGTATTCGCCGTAGAAGAAGCCTTAAATATGATATTCGAGGAGGGATTAGAAAATGTATATAAGAGGCATATCAATAATACTAATCGAATTATTGAAGGAGTAAGAAAATTAGGATATGACATATTTCCTAAAGATGATAGATATGCTTCTAAAACCTTGACTGCTGTCTATGCTCCTGGAAAAGCTAAAGCGATAGTTAAGGGACTAAAAGAACAAGGAGTAATAGTAAATACTGGACTATCTCCAATAGAAGAGGATGTATTTAGAGTTGGGGTCATGGGATATGTGTTCGAAGAAGATGTAGGAGGCTTTATAGAGGCATTGGCTAAGTTAAGTTAA
- the smpB gene encoding SsrA-binding protein SmpB — translation MKKDDVKIVATNRKARHEYFIEDTIEAGIVLKGTEVKSIRLGRINVKESYAVVEDGEVFIYNMHISPYEQGNIYNVDPIRKRKLLLHKREIKRLSAAIMQKGYTIVPLTVYIKKGLVKVELAIAKGKKLYDKREAIAKRDAERRMQQHTSAKYR, via the coding sequence ATGAAAAAAGATGATGTTAAAATTGTAGCAACTAATAGAAAAGCAAGGCACGAATATTTTATTGAAGATACCATAGAAGCTGGAATAGTTTTAAAAGGAACTGAGGTAAAATCCATTAGATTAGGAAGAATTAACGTTAAGGAAAGTTATGCAGTTGTAGAAGATGGAGAGGTATTCATTTACAATATGCATATTAGCCCTTATGAGCAAGGTAATATTTATAATGTAGATCCAATTAGGAAGAGAAAACTATTACTTCACAAAAGGGAGATTAAAAGGCTTTCTGCAGCAATAATGCAAAAGGGTTATACCATAGTACCTCTTACCGTATATATTAAAAAAGGCCTGGTTAAAGTGGAATTGGCAATAGCCAAAGGTAAAAAATTATACGATAAGAGGGAAGCTATTGCTAAGAGGGATGCCGAAAGAAGAATGCAACAGCATACATCTGCAAAATATAGATAG
- a CDS encoding gamma carbonic anhydrase family protein — translation MLKKLKGIEPKVHEDAFVADTAMVIGDVNIGKGTSIWYGTVLRGDIENITIGKYSNIQDNVTVHTETDIPTKIGDYTVVGHNAIVHGCTIGDNCLIGMGAIILNNAKIGDNCIIGAGALVPEGKVIPPNSLVMGVPGKIIRQVTEEEIEAIRENALRYNRLYKKHI, via the coding sequence ATGTTAAAGAAACTTAAAGGCATAGAGCCAAAGGTTCATGAAGATGCTTTTGTGGCGGATACAGCTATGGTCATAGGTGATGTGAACATAGGTAAAGGTACAAGTATATGGTATGGAACTGTATTAAGAGGAGATATTGAAAATATTACTATAGGCAAATATTCAAATATTCAAGATAATGTAACTGTCCATACAGAAACAGATATACCTACTAAGATAGGGGACTATACTGTAGTGGGACATAATGCAATCGTACATGGATGCACAATTGGAGATAATTGCCTAATTGGAATGGGAGCAATTATTTTAAACAACGCTAAAATAGGAGATAATTGTATTATTGGAGCTGGAGCTTTGGTGCCAGAAGGTAAGGTTATTCCACCAAACTCCTTGGTAATGGGGGTACCAGGTAAAATAATAAGGCAGGTTACAGAAGAAGAAATAGAAGCCATAAGAGAAAATGCTCTTAGATATAATAGATTATATAAAAAACATATATAA
- a CDS encoding pseudouridine-5'-phosphate glycosidase, with amino-acid sequence MIKNFMHIKGEVKKALEEGRSVVALESTIISHGMPYPKNVETALEVERIIRDRGAIPATIAILDGIIKVGLEKEEIEYLGKAEGVIKVSRRDLPLILAKGLNGATTVASTMIIANLAGIKVFVTGGIGGVHRGAEKTFDISADLQELARTNVAVVCAGAKSILDIGLTLEYLETFGVPVIGFKTDEFPAFFTRKSGFGVDYRVDEEKELANIIKTKWDLELNGGVVIGNPIPEEYELDYELINKAIEDALKEAEEKGIKGKEVTPFLLDKVKNITEGKSLEANIRLVYNNALVGANLAIELGKLYKTNK; translated from the coding sequence ATGATTAAAAATTTTATGCATATTAAGGGAGAAGTAAAGAAGGCCTTAGAGGAAGGAAGATCAGTAGTAGCTTTAGAATCAACTATTATCTCTCATGGAATGCCTTATCCTAAAAATGTGGAAACTGCCCTAGAGGTAGAGAGAATAATTAGGGACAGGGGAGCTATTCCAGCTACTATTGCCATATTAGATGGAATAATTAAAGTTGGGTTAGAAAAAGAAGAGATTGAGTATTTGGGTAAAGCAGAGGGTGTAATAAAGGTAAGTAGAAGGGATCTACCCTTGATCTTAGCTAAAGGGCTTAATGGGGCCACTACAGTAGCATCTACCATGATAATAGCTAATTTAGCAGGCATTAAGGTATTCGTAACAGGAGGTATAGGTGGAGTTCATAGGGGAGCGGAAAAGACCTTTGACATATCTGCAGATTTACAAGAACTAGCCCGCACCAATGTGGCTGTAGTGTGTGCCGGTGCCAAGTCCATATTGGACATAGGACTTACTCTTGAATATTTGGAAACCTTTGGGGTACCAGTTATAGGATTTAAAACCGATGAATTCCCAGCCTTTTTTACTAGAAAAAGTGGTTTTGGCGTAGATTATAGAGTAGATGAAGAAAAGGAATTGGCAAATATTATAAAGACTAAATGGGATTTGGAATTAAACGGAGGAGTGGTAATTGGAAACCCAATACCAGAAGAGTACGAATTGGATTATGAATTAATCAATAAAGCGATAGAAGATGCTTTGAAAGAAGCTGAAGAAAAAGGGATTAAAGGAAAGGAAGTAACTCCATTCTTGTTAGATAAAGTAAAGAATATTACAGAAGGGAAAAGTCTTGAAGCCAATATAAGATTGGTTTATAATAATGCATTGGTTGGTGCAAATTTAGCTATTGAATTGGGGAAATTATATAAAACTAATAAATAA
- a CDS encoding PucR family transcriptional regulator, translating into MGVLLENLYKMPCFQNTRVVAGRIHNKEIYVEGITIIEAPDIANWIRGGELLLTSFYSIDKDLEIQKEIVSKLSQKGAATLIIKTSRFLSEIPKEIIELGNQLDFPIIEMPGHVKYIDIMYPVMAEIFNDQVNRLNYYKACHERFTDITLRMKGIPSIAQTLEELVKNPVIIFDNKFNPIVCNDEKYKDIEIQVDNLKQLVRDNYPIYHTEVKMANNTDSKYLMITEPIEVLDQIKAYIGIIELNDKIEDMCFIALESAATALRFEMLKEIAITEVGLKYKGDLMDDILNGRFDSIDNIYSRSAIFGWNLERQFIVILLYISQYEEYIDNENDITKGPHLIREKIMKIVDRVSYYYTKDQIFYNRGDSIAILWPKNESEDLNLTYKRIKRFTQEIQEIVNVDIGQISITVGIGGLAEDPMEIQRSYGEALDAIEYGRKIQGEGSVIAYDELGIYKLLCSFDNKDKLKEFVHPNLLRLYEYDKDKNNELISTLEVYLKCNLNAVKTAEELFVHYKTVLYRLNRIKEITNLDLEDRNKMLEIEVGLKILRIIN; encoded by the coding sequence ATGGGTGTGTTACTTGAAAATCTGTATAAAATGCCTTGCTTCCAAAACACAAGGGTTGTTGCAGGTAGAATCCATAACAAAGAGATTTATGTAGAAGGTATTACAATAATTGAAGCTCCAGATATAGCCAATTGGATAAGAGGGGGAGAACTACTATTAACTAGTTTCTATTCCATAGATAAGGATTTAGAAATACAAAAAGAGATAGTCAGTAAATTAAGTCAAAAGGGTGCAGCTACTTTAATTATTAAAACATCTAGATTTCTATCAGAAATACCGAAAGAAATAATTGAATTGGGAAACCAATTAGATTTTCCAATAATAGAAATGCCTGGTCATGTAAAATACATAGATATTATGTATCCGGTAATGGCTGAAATTTTCAACGACCAAGTAAATAGATTAAATTATTATAAAGCCTGTCATGAAAGATTCACCGATATAACCCTACGAATGAAAGGAATACCCAGTATTGCTCAAACATTAGAAGAATTAGTTAAAAACCCTGTCATAATATTCGATAATAAATTTAATCCCATAGTTTGTAATGATGAAAAGTATAAAGATATAGAAATTCAAGTAGATAATCTAAAACAACTGGTAAGGGACAACTATCCAATTTACCATACAGAGGTAAAAATGGCTAATAACACAGATTCGAAATACCTTATGATTACAGAACCCATTGAAGTATTAGACCAGATAAAGGCTTATATAGGTATTATAGAATTGAATGATAAAATAGAAGACATGTGTTTTATAGCTTTAGAAAGTGCTGCTACAGCTTTAAGATTTGAAATGTTGAAGGAAATTGCTATTACAGAGGTAGGATTGAAATATAAAGGGGATTTAATGGATGATATATTAAATGGTAGGTTTGACTCCATTGATAATATTTATAGTAGAAGTGCAATATTTGGATGGAATTTGGAAAGACAATTTATAGTTATATTACTTTATATTAGCCAGTATGAAGAATATATAGACAATGAAAATGATATTACCAAGGGTCCCCATTTAATTAGGGAAAAAATCATGAAAATAGTCGACAGAGTATCGTATTACTATACTAAGGATCAAATATTCTATAATAGGGGAGATAGTATCGCTATTCTATGGCCTAAAAATGAATCGGAAGATTTAAACTTAACATATAAGAGGATTAAAAGATTTACTCAGGAAATTCAAGAAATAGTAAATGTTGATATAGGGCAAATATCTATTACCGTAGGTATTGGTGGATTGGCTGAAGATCCGATGGAAATACAAAGAAGCTATGGAGAGGCTTTAGACGCAATAGAGTATGGTAGAAAAATACAAGGTGAAGGTTCAGTTATTGCTTATGATGAGCTAGGCATATATAAGCTACTTTGCAGCTTTGATAACAAGGATAAACTAAAAGAGTTTGTCCATCCTAATCTATTAAGACTCTATGAATATGATAAGGATAAGAATAATGAACTAATAAGCACTTTAGAAGTGTATTTAAAGTGCAATTTAAATGCCGTTAAAACTGCTGAGGAATTATTTGTCCATTATAAAACTGTATTATATAGGCTAAATAGAATTAAGGAGATAACCAATTTAGACTTAGAAGACAGGAATAAAATGTTAGAAATAGAAGTAGGCTTGAAGATTTTAAGGATAATAAATTAA